The genome window GAATTTTGGTGAAACAATGGGTGAATTTAAGGATATCCTCGGCGATAGGGAAAAAGAAAATATCAAAAAGAGCATCGCCAACATCGAATCCCTGAGCGGTGATTTCCGGACATTCATGACAGACAACAAGGGGAATATAACACGTGTTGTCAATAATACAGCAGTAGTCAGCGAGAAGCTCAGCTCCATCGCGCAGGATATCGAGCAGGGGAAAGGCACGCTGGGACTCCTTGTAAAGGATGACAAGCTGTACAATGATACCAAAGATACCGTAGCGTCCCTGAAGAACATCTCGAGGGATATTGAAGAAGGTAAGGGGACGCTCGGCAAGTTTGCCAAGGACGAGACCCTGTATAACGATACAAAAGAGGCAGTGAGCAACATCAAAGAGCTGACCGACGGGATTAAAAAAGGCGAAGGCACACTGGGGAAGCTCGCCAAGGATGATAGCCTGTACAACGAGACTGAAAAGGCCATGAAGAAGATCCAGAAGGGCGCGGAAGGTCTCGAGGAGATAACGCCTGTAACGATTCTCGGGACTGTCTTTGGCTTTTTATTTTAATGCGCGTATTTCTCCTCATCTTTCTCCTGTTTCCATGCAGCCTCTATGCCCTCTGGCCCGTCTCATGGGAATTTAACGACGAGCAGTGGCTGCTTGGCCCGCTCGTGACATATCAGAGCAAGGAAGACGAAGCCCACGTAGTCCTCAGGCCCTTTCTCTCCTCCTATGATTCCGACGATGGAGGCGTCTACCGCTACATCTACCCCCTCGGGAAGGTCTCAAAGGAAAAATCCTATTTCATTCCCATCTACTCCTCGCGGCGATCAGAAAAGGCAAGCGATACGGCCTTTACGCTGTTGTTTTACGGTACATCGGAAAAAGGGGACTATTTCGGATTCTTCCCCCTTTTCGGCAAGATGTACAACAGGTTCAGAAAAGACGAGCTTGGCTTCGCTGCCTGGCCCCTCTACAGCTATACCAGGAGCGAAGGTGCAACAAAGACAAATGTTGTCTGGCCCGTCTTTTCCTTTTATGGAGGTACCGAGGAGGGTTTTAAGGTATGGCCGTTATATGGGACGCGCGATCAGCCCGGTATCGGAAATCAGCAATTCGCGCTCTGGCCCTTTATCTTCTGGGGGGAGAAGAACCTTGATACCGACGAGCCTGTCGATTCCTTCTACTTTATCCCCTTCTATATGAAGTCCACTACGAAGAACAAGGCCTGGTACAGTGTGCTCTGGCCTTTTTTTCAGTATGCGCGGGATAAGGACAAGGAGAAATGGACGATCCTCTGGCCGATCTTTTCATCCACAAGCGGCGAGGAGAACAAGGGCTTCAGTTTCTTTCCTCTGTATTCCCGGGAAGAGAAGGGGAGGGACCGACGCACCAGCGTCCTCTGGCCGATATACCGGGAATCGGAATGGTATGTCAATGACCAGCGTTTTCTGAGGAAGAGCTTCCTCGTTATCGACAGGTATATAGAGGACGACACAGGGGTCTTTTACAACTTCTGGCCTGTCTTTGAATATGAAGAAAAAAAGGCCGATTCAGTATTCCTGTTCCCGTCCATACTCCCCTTCAGGGACCGCGGTCTTACCCGGATCGTCAAGCCCCTCATCACCCTTTATGAATACAGAACGAAAGAGAACAGGACCATGACCAACTTCCTCTACGGTCTCTACACGCGCGAAGAGGACGGCGAGAACTGGAAGGTGAGGTTCGCCTTTCTGCTTGAGCTCAGGAAGGATGCAGACGGTACGGGATTCGAGCTTCTTTCGGGGTTATTCGGCATCGACAGCCAGCAGGTAAAGATACTGTTCATACCGTTCAAGCGCGGCGCATCGGTAGAGCCCGCAGGAGAACAAACAGCATCGCCGCTTCCAGCTCAATAAGAATCAAATCCTAAATCCGAATTTCTAAATTCTAAACAATATCAAAATTCAAATATCGAATGTTTTAAACGTGTTGTCATCGCGAGGAGCGAAGCGACGTGGCGATCTGCGGTGACCTATTGAATGAGATTGCCGCGCTGCGCTCGCAATGACACAACGCCGCGCCCTGCGGGCTCGCAATGACACTACGCCGCTCCCGCCTTAGGCGGGCTCGCAATGACACGGTTATTTTGTTCAACTATTTTGAATTATGAATATTGGAACATTTGTGCTTGATTAGGATTTTGATATTCGAGTTTAGAATTTTTTAAGATATACGTGCTTCGGGTTTGATGTTTGTTCATTCCCCTTTATCGGGATACTGGTGGGCGACATTCCGTATGACGTCGAGTATGGAGACAAAGGTGTCTACTACCTCAGGGTCGAAGTGTTTTCCCCTCTCTTGCGTGA of Syntrophorhabdaceae bacterium contains these proteins:
- a CDS encoding MlaD family protein, with the translated sequence EVGKVKKIALDAYKATLTLTIKEGVKVPADSKIIVKAQGLLGDKYIEILPGTEKKFLAQGDRINDVIPGIDFNEIFTQVNIAAKNFGETMGEFKDILGDREKENIKKSIANIESLSGDFRTFMTDNKGNITRVVNNTAVVSEKLSSIAQDIEQGKGTLGLLVKDDKLYNDTKDTVASLKNISRDIEEGKGTLGKFAKDETLYNDTKEAVSNIKELTDGIKKGEGTLGKLAKDDSLYNETEKAMKKIQKGAEGLEEITPVTILGTVFGFLF